Proteins from a single region of Pseudopedobacter saltans DSM 12145:
- a CDS encoding TonB-dependent receptor produces the protein MERFFWRSIVFMGLLCLNQVMFAQNLRQIVSVDYTNKPLKEILTDLRIKHEIQFSYDESLIPVDKKLTVKIAIMPLHFVLDEICRQTNLKWEQISRNIVLKPSNTAPRGKKLSQTIRGKVLDKESKEPLTGVSVSVLSVDPAKNAVTDQNGEFRLDDVPIGRQDLAFSYLGFEKLLLPQQLVGSVKELVLTVELVEKYNSLGEVVVSAGYNRDAPLNEMAMISARSFTVEETSRYAAGNFDPARMVQNFAGVTIGDDIGNEIVIRGNSPKGLLWRLEGIEISNPNHFGEEGSSAGGISMISSNVLSTSDFYTGAFPAEYGNALSGVFDLQFRKGNSEKKEHAFMLGVLGTEFSMEGPFSKQNGASYLFNYRYSTLAILEKIGVNPAGDNPTPKYQDLAFNLYLPTKKSGNFSVFGILGYSYQRGIAVRDSLEWDSFQDKFNKRNAYSSASVGIKHLKMLNNKAYLKNIISASYSNITDKADTLDNDYNVNVYGRDRFNNTALRYSGLLNYKIDNSNTIRTGLVASFLHFDLNSKSYKKSLGKLSEFINERQGTYLLEGYGQWKHQLREQLSLNTGIHISYFGLSNDISVEPRIGLKYNPSLANVFNFSVGIHNRIEPLALYYGKNELIDGSVNKTNENLRTTKALHLVAGYQHSFTENLKLKLETYYQHLYDVPVTTDSEINFSALNMTDAYFIYSRNYGALSNKGKGRNYGVELTLERMFAYSYYLLFTSSVYKSEFANLQGQYFPTVFSGDFSSNLLFGKELKVGPKNILAFNGKILLNGGRRYTPLNVSESIKNDYPIYDEEKVNSLRAPMYSRIDVSLKYRVDNPRITHTIFFDVQNVLNRKNIREMYYNGDKKDIDTLFYAGIIPTFNYKIEF, from the coding sequence ATGGAAAGATTTTTTTGGAGATCTATTGTCTTCATGGGATTGTTATGCCTTAATCAGGTGATGTTTGCCCAAAATTTGCGACAGATTGTATCTGTTGACTATACTAATAAGCCGTTAAAAGAAATCTTAACTGACCTTAGGATAAAGCATGAAATACAGTTTTCATATGATGAATCGCTTATCCCGGTAGATAAAAAGTTGACGGTTAAGATAGCTATTATGCCATTGCATTTTGTTTTGGATGAGATATGCAGACAAACTAACTTGAAGTGGGAGCAAATCTCCAGAAATATTGTTTTAAAACCTTCAAATACTGCCCCCAGAGGGAAGAAACTTTCTCAAACAATTAGGGGAAAGGTTTTAGATAAGGAAAGTAAAGAGCCGTTGACAGGAGTGAGTGTTAGTGTGTTATCCGTCGATCCAGCAAAAAATGCAGTAACAGACCAGAATGGTGAGTTTAGATTGGATGATGTGCCAATTGGAAGACAGGATCTGGCATTTTCTTATTTGGGATTTGAAAAATTACTATTGCCACAACAACTGGTAGGTTCTGTAAAAGAGTTAGTGCTTACAGTGGAACTGGTAGAGAAGTATAACTCTTTGGGTGAAGTTGTGGTGTCGGCGGGATACAACAGAGATGCTCCACTAAATGAAATGGCCATGATTAGTGCTCGCTCATTTACAGTAGAAGAAACAAGCAGATATGCAGCGGGTAATTTTGATCCAGCAAGGATGGTCCAGAATTTTGCAGGTGTAACAATAGGCGACGATATTGGTAATGAAATTGTTATCAGAGGGAATTCACCTAAAGGTTTATTGTGGAGGTTAGAGGGGATCGAGATCAGTAATCCTAATCATTTTGGAGAGGAGGGTAGTTCGGCCGGAGGAATTAGTATGATCAGTTCGAATGTTTTGTCGACTTCTGATTTTTATACCGGGGCATTCCCGGCAGAATACGGTAATGCCTTAAGCGGTGTATTTGATCTTCAGTTTAGAAAGGGGAATTCCGAAAAAAAAGAACATGCTTTTATGCTGGGAGTTCTGGGAACTGAGTTTTCTATGGAAGGACCGTTTTCTAAACAAAATGGGGCATCCTACCTATTTAATTACAGGTATTCGACACTTGCAATCTTAGAGAAAATCGGAGTCAATCCGGCTGGTGATAATCCTACGCCAAAATATCAGGATCTAGCATTTAACCTTTATTTGCCAACAAAAAAGTCGGGAAACTTTTCCGTATTCGGGATATTGGGCTATAGTTACCAGCGTGGGATTGCTGTACGTGATAGTCTGGAATGGGATTCTTTTCAGGATAAATTCAACAAGCGTAACGCTTACTCATCTGCAAGTGTAGGTATTAAACATCTAAAAATGCTAAACAACAAAGCTTATCTGAAAAATATAATCTCAGCTTCTTACTCTAATATTACAGATAAGGCAGATACCTTGGATAATGACTATAATGTAAATGTATATGGACGGGACCGTTTCAATAATACTGCTCTTCGTTATTCCGGCTTATTGAATTACAAAATAGACAATAGCAATACAATTCGTACGGGATTGGTTGCTTCATTTCTTCATTTTGATTTAAATTCTAAGTCATATAAAAAGAGTTTAGGGAAATTGTCTGAGTTTATAAATGAAAGGCAAGGTACTTATCTTTTGGAGGGTTATGGGCAATGGAAGCATCAGCTGCGGGAACAGTTGAGTTTAAATACCGGAATTCATATCAGTTATTTTGGATTAAGTAATGACATCAGTGTAGAACCTAGAATAGGATTAAAATATAACCCCAGCTTAGCGAATGTGTTCAATTTTTCCGTCGGGATTCATAATAGGATCGAACCTCTGGCCTTATATTATGGAAAGAATGAATTGATAGATGGTTCTGTAAACAAGACTAATGAAAATTTAAGGACCACAAAAGCTTTACACTTAGTAGCCGGCTATCAGCACAGCTTTACAGAAAATCTGAAACTCAAACTGGAAACCTATTACCAACATTTGTATGACGTACCGGTAACAACCGATTCCGAGATTAACTTTTCTGCTTTGAATATGACAGATGCCTATTTTATATACTCCAGAAATTATGGTGCTTTGTCTAATAAAGGAAAGGGAAGGAATTATGGAGTAGAGTTGACCTTAGAAAGGATGTTTGCGTATAGTTATTATCTTCTTTTCACTTCGTCCGTCTATAAATCAGAATTTGCAAATCTTCAGGGACAATACTTTCCAACTGTTTTTAGCGGAGATTTCTCTTCGAATCTCCTATTTGGTAAAGAGCTAAAAGTTGGACCGAAAAATATTCTGGCGTTTAACGGAAAGATATTATTAAATGGGGGAAGGAGATATACACCACTTAATGTTTCAGAATCCATAAAAAATGATTATCCCATTTATGATGAGGAAAAGGTTAATTCGTTGCGGGCACCTATGTATTCCAGGATAGACGTGTCTTTAAAGTACAGGGTTGATAATCCCCGGATCACACACACCATTTTCTTTGATGTTCAAAATGTGTTGAATCGTAAAAACATTAGGGAAATGTATTATAACGGAGATAAAAAAGATATTGATACGCTGTTTTACGCGGGAATTATTCCAACATTCAATTATAAAATTGAGTTCTGA
- a CDS encoding FecR family protein, which yields METEDEKYWVLMSRYLSNEISSEETDELLFWIEGDPSRGELLQELQTSWDKSAHYKNSDSQYFNADDAWTKVSMKIEKKEPGPRVIKIAWLKYAAALILLLNISLFSFKYFDNRKQIEIFNKEDQAMLVRTPDGSSVWLNKGSKLSYQKGMASLNQRKLELQGEAFFEVKPDKNKPFLVFASRTVTKVLGTSFNINSQPAHVVVSVVTGKVSFRSVEGEELLLLPNDIGTYDNSKVTRASRPDKNFLYWKNHELSFDNESFGNVINTIAENYKVEFDVQNKALLNRKITSTFKTASFEDIRTVLETLLDCRIEKSANSETYVVR from the coding sequence ATGGAGACAGAGGACGAGAAATATTGGGTATTAATGAGCCGTTATCTTTCCAATGAGATTTCTTCGGAAGAGACCGACGAATTGCTTTTTTGGATTGAGGGAGATCCGTCAAGGGGAGAGCTGCTGCAGGAGCTTCAAACTTCGTGGGATAAGAGTGCTCATTACAAAAACAGCGATTCCCAATATTTCAACGCCGATGATGCGTGGACAAAGGTTTCCATGAAAATAGAAAAAAAGGAGCCAGGGCCACGAGTTATTAAAATTGCCTGGTTGAAGTATGCGGCTGCCCTTATTTTATTATTAAATATCTCCTTGTTTTCGTTTAAATATTTTGATAACCGGAAACAGATAGAGATTTTTAATAAAGAAGATCAGGCAATGCTGGTTCGTACACCAGATGGTTCTTCTGTATGGTTAAATAAAGGAAGTAAATTGAGTTACCAAAAAGGAATGGCGAGTTTAAATCAACGTAAGCTTGAATTGCAGGGAGAAGCCTTTTTTGAGGTAAAGCCGGATAAAAATAAGCCTTTTTTGGTTTTTGCTTCAAGGACAGTAACCAAAGTTCTTGGAACTTCTTTTAATATTAACAGCCAGCCAGCGCATGTTGTAGTTTCCGTTGTTACAGGAAAGGTTTCTTTTCGGTCGGTTGAAGGAGAAGAGTTATTGTTGTTGCCTAATGATATAGGGACTTATGACAACAGCAAGGTAACCAGAGCCAGCCGCCCGGACAAAAATTTCCTGTATTGGAAGAATCATGAGTTATCTTTCGACAATGAAAGTTTTGGAAATGTTATCAACACTATAGCGGAAAACTATAAAGTTGAATTTGATGTCCAAAACAAAGCCTTGTTGAATAGAAAAATTACCAGCACTTTCAAAACTGCTTCTTTCGAGGATATTCGGACCGTTTTAGAAACATTGTTGGATTGTCGGATAGAAAAATCTGCTAATAGTGAAACCTACGTCGTTCGATAG
- a CDS encoding RNA polymerase sigma-70 factor, producing MQPIDKKSFEILFRTHYKLLCKTSYRIIGDADEAEDIVQQVFCLFWEQRDVLEIRQSALAYLSKWVINHSLNRIRANGNRTKREFFFGEKVYQDRNYTEEFIMLKELNAKVDRVIDELPHVCRLVFILSRYEKLSYKEIGEKLNISVKTVENHMVKALKHIRKHLSIVALIFFYLSTRGNLF from the coding sequence ATGCAACCAATTGATAAAAAATCTTTTGAAATATTATTCAGGACGCACTATAAACTTTTGTGTAAGACGTCCTATAGAATAATTGGAGATGCGGACGAAGCGGAAGATATCGTTCAGCAGGTTTTTTGTCTCTTTTGGGAGCAACGCGATGTATTGGAAATCCGGCAATCTGCCTTGGCTTATCTAAGCAAATGGGTTATCAATCATTCTTTAAATAGAATCAGAGCCAATGGTAACAGAACCAAAAGGGAATTTTTTTTTGGTGAAAAGGTCTATCAGGACCGTAATTATACTGAGGAATTTATCATGTTGAAGGAACTGAACGCAAAGGTTGACCGTGTTATTGACGAATTGCCGCATGTATGCAGATTGGTTTTTATTTTAAGCAGATATGAAAAGCTTTCTTACAAGGAAATAGGAGAAAAACTAAATATCTCTGTAAAAACGGTTGAAAATCATATGGTAAAGGCTTTAAAACATATAAGAAAACATTTAAGTATAGTGGCTTTAATATTTTTTTACTTAAGCACTAGGGGTAATCTTTTTTGA
- a CDS encoding 4Fe-4S dicluster domain-containing protein: MAPQILFTLFFLFSIGLFVYQVKKIRRNIKLGKSIAISGDRKLRWITMFKVAFGQSKMTARPIAALMHFFVYVGFIIINIEVLEIIIDGIFGTHRIFSFLGSFYNVLIASFEILALLVLIGVVVFLCRRLILHLKRFSGVEMTTWPRKDAIYILCIEVALMLAFLTMNAADHKLQEQGIYHHAGSFPISGYISYFLPDSANQLMLIERFCWWFHIIGILFFLNYLPKSKHFHIILAFPNTWYSKLEEKGKFDNMTSVTNEVKAMLDPTFTPPTTDNQTKFGANDVFDLNQIQLLNAYTCTECGRCTAVCPANITGKLLSPRKIMMDTRDRLEEVGRLLDKSNDEGLKKNTLLDNYISREEIWACTTCNACTQACPVNIDPLSIIMELRRYAIMEESNAASSINNMFSNIENNAAPWKYSPNDRFNWANQQ; the protein is encoded by the coding sequence ATGGCTCCACAAATTTTATTTACGCTGTTCTTTCTATTTTCGATAGGCTTATTCGTTTATCAGGTAAAAAAAATACGCAGGAACATAAAACTTGGTAAAAGCATAGCGATAAGCGGAGACAGAAAACTACGCTGGATCACAATGTTTAAAGTAGCTTTCGGACAAAGTAAAATGACTGCTAGACCTATAGCTGCCCTGATGCATTTCTTTGTTTATGTAGGTTTTATTATCATTAATATTGAAGTACTGGAAATAATAATTGATGGAATTTTTGGTACTCATAGGATCTTCTCCTTTTTAGGTTCTTTCTATAACGTTTTAATTGCGTCTTTCGAAATTCTGGCTCTTCTGGTTCTTATTGGAGTTGTCGTATTTTTATGCAGACGTCTGATTTTACACCTGAAAAGATTCTCAGGAGTAGAAATGACAACCTGGCCAAGAAAAGATGCCATTTATATATTATGTATCGAGGTAGCTCTGATGCTAGCTTTTCTAACCATGAATGCTGCTGACCATAAACTGCAGGAACAAGGTATTTATCATCATGCTGGAAGTTTCCCTATTTCCGGTTATATCAGTTACTTCCTTCCAGATTCAGCAAATCAGCTGATGCTTATTGAACGATTTTGCTGGTGGTTTCATATAATAGGTATTTTATTCTTCTTAAACTATCTCCCAAAATCCAAACATTTCCATATTATCCTGGCATTTCCGAATACCTGGTATTCTAAATTGGAAGAAAAAGGAAAGTTCGATAATATGACTTCGGTTACAAATGAAGTGAAAGCCATGCTGGATCCAACCTTTACGCCACCAACTACTGATAACCAGACTAAATTTGGAGCGAATGATGTGTTTGATCTTAATCAGATTCAGCTATTGAATGCTTATACTTGCACAGAATGTGGGAGATGCACAGCTGTCTGTCCTGCTAATATAACCGGCAAACTCCTTTCTCCAAGGAAAATCATGATGGATACACGAGATCGCCTGGAAGAAGTTGGACGTCTTTTAGACAAATCGAATGACGAGGGATTAAAGAAAAACACTTTACTTGACAATTATATTAGTCGCGAAGAGATCTGGGCCTGCACAACATGTAATGCATGTACCCAGGCATGCCCTGTAAATATCGATCCGCTTTCTATTATAATGGAATTGCGCCGATATGCTATCATGGAAGAATCCAATGCCGCCTCCAGTATAAACAATATGTTTTCTAACATAGAAAATAATGCAGCTCCATGGAAATATTCTCCGAATGACAGATTCAATTGGGCTAATCAACAATAA
- a CDS encoding (Fe-S)-binding protein gives MDFKIPTMAEMAANGDSPEILFWVGCAGSYDERAQRVTVALSKILHHVGIKFAVLGTEESCTGDPAKRAGNEFLFQMQALSNIEILNAYDIKKIVTACPHCFNTLRNEYPELGGKYEVIHHSQLIQGLIDEGKLRPEDGSPFKGKKITFHDPCYLGRGNNVYEAPRKALEILDADLVELKRCKQNGLCCGAGGAQMFKEPEKGIKDINIERTEEILESESNIVAVGCPFCMTMIKDGIKYFEKENDIEILDIAEITARNNNL, from the coding sequence ATGGACTTCAAAATACCTACTATGGCTGAAATGGCAGCCAATGGCGATTCGCCAGAAATACTTTTTTGGGTTGGTTGTGCCGGCAGTTATGACGAGCGGGCGCAACGTGTAACAGTAGCTTTATCAAAAATATTGCACCATGTAGGAATAAAATTCGCAGTACTGGGTACCGAAGAATCCTGCACCGGTGACCCGGCTAAAAGAGCAGGAAACGAATTTCTTTTTCAGATGCAGGCTCTTTCCAATATAGAAATATTAAATGCCTACGACATTAAAAAAATAGTTACAGCTTGCCCACACTGTTTTAATACGCTAAGGAATGAATATCCCGAATTAGGTGGAAAATATGAAGTGATTCATCATTCCCAACTCATCCAAGGACTTATTGATGAAGGAAAACTAAGACCTGAAGACGGCTCCCCCTTTAAAGGTAAAAAGATAACGTTTCATGATCCTTGCTATTTAGGCAGAGGTAATAATGTATACGAAGCGCCAAGAAAAGCTCTGGAAATCCTTGATGCAGATTTAGTAGAACTGAAACGTTGCAAACAAAATGGTCTTTGTTGTGGAGCAGGCGGAGCACAAATGTTTAAGGAACCTGAAAAAGGAATTAAGGACATTAACATTGAACGAACAGAAGAGATTTTAGAATCTGAAAGCAATATTGTAGCAGTCGGCTGTCCTTTCTGTATGACCATGATTAAGGACGGAATCAAATATTTCGAAAAAGAAAATGATATTGAAATACTTGATATAGCCGAAATTACGGCAAGAAATAACAATCTCTAG
- a CDS encoding cytochrome ubiquinol oxidase subunit I translates to MDDFLAARSQMALSLGFHIIFSCIGMVMPFFMAVSHFYYLKTKKQVYKNITKAWSKGVAIFFATGAVSGTALSFELGLLWPEFMKHAGPIFGMPFSLEGTAFFIEAIALGFFLYGWDRFNPWFHWVTGLVVGISGIVSGILVVAANAWMNSPAGFDYINGEYLNIDPIKAMFNDAWFSQALHMSIAAFCATGFAVAGVHAFMILKKKNIEFHAKSFKIAATFACIAALVQPLSGDISAKDVAKRQPAKLAAMEAHFQTERRAPFIIGGIPDEKNKKVDYAIKIPGLLSFITYGDINAEVKGLDQIPEEHHPPVAITHYAFQIMVGLGMIMMLISLLYFYQLWKKKEILSTKWLLKLFAIATPMGFIAVEAGWTVTEVGRQPWIIYNVMKTSEAVTPMPGIVYSFYIFTVIYLSLSFVVGFMLYRQIKMVDKIYDIPNDSVQKH, encoded by the coding sequence ATGGACGATTTTTTAGCCGCTCGCTCCCAAATGGCCCTATCTCTGGGCTTCCACATTATTTTCTCCTGTATCGGCATGGTTATGCCTTTTTTCATGGCAGTATCTCATTTTTATTACCTAAAAACCAAAAAACAGGTATATAAAAATATTACTAAAGCATGGAGCAAAGGTGTCGCTATATTCTTTGCAACAGGAGCTGTGTCTGGAACTGCACTTTCTTTTGAATTGGGCTTGTTATGGCCAGAGTTTATGAAGCATGCAGGCCCTATATTCGGAATGCCGTTTTCTTTGGAAGGAACTGCTTTTTTCATTGAAGCTATAGCTTTAGGTTTTTTCCTTTATGGCTGGGACAGATTCAATCCATGGTTCCATTGGGTAACCGGACTGGTTGTAGGCATCAGCGGAATAGTATCGGGCATTCTGGTAGTGGCCGCCAATGCATGGATGAACAGTCCAGCCGGATTCGACTATATTAATGGAGAATACTTAAATATTGATCCAATAAAAGCAATGTTTAACGATGCCTGGTTTTCGCAGGCATTACATATGTCTATCGCTGCTTTTTGTGCTACTGGCTTTGCTGTAGCTGGTGTTCATGCTTTTATGATTCTTAAAAAGAAAAACATAGAATTTCATGCGAAATCATTTAAAATAGCAGCAACATTTGCCTGTATTGCGGCTCTTGTTCAGCCACTCAGCGGTGACATCTCTGCTAAGGATGTAGCAAAAAGACAACCTGCGAAACTAGCGGCAATGGAGGCGCATTTCCAAACCGAAAGAAGAGCACCTTTTATTATTGGAGGTATTCCCGACGAAAAGAATAAGAAGGTAGATTATGCTATAAAGATACCGGGACTTTTAAGCTTTATCACCTACGGAGATATTAATGCAGAAGTGAAAGGCCTGGATCAGATTCCTGAAGAACACCATCCACCCGTAGCTATAACACATTATGCCTTTCAAATCATGGTAGGTCTCGGCATGATTATGATGCTTATTTCACTACTCTATTTCTATCAACTATGGAAAAAGAAAGAAATATTATCTACCAAATGGCTATTAAAATTATTTGCTATCGCTACTCCTATGGGATTCATTGCGGTAGAAGCCGGCTGGACAGTTACGGAGGTAGGCCGGCAACCCTGGATTATTTATAATGTAATGAAAACGTCCGAAGCGGTAACTCCTATGCCGGGCATTGTCTATTCATTCTATATATTCACTGTTATCTATCTGTCACTTTCTTTCGTTGTAGGCTTTATGTTATACCGACAAATTAAAATGGTAGACAAAATTTACGATATCCCTAACGATTCTGTACAAAAACATTAG
- a CDS encoding cytochrome d ubiquinol oxidase subunit II has translation MTYVVIAFLWASIWLYLLLGGADFGAGILELFTSKKHQKNTRKTVYRVIGPVWEANHMWLIIAIVILFVGFPDIYTTMSIHMHIPLVLMLFGIIARGTAFAFRHYDAVVDDMQTLYNKIFQYSSFITPFFLGIIAASTVSGSIDTESTDFLNAYIFSWFNWFGIAVGFFTVAICGFLAAIFIIGETDTEEDKKRFIKKAKYMNIGAVISGSLVFIIAYLEQIPLIDWIFGNVVGIVAITAATVSLIILWRTIEQKRTVLLRILAGFQVTMILLAITWEHFPNIIMLKNGNYLSLIENAGHEKAIASLAYALLIGSLFILPALYYLIYSFQKKGK, from the coding sequence ATGACTTACGTTGTTATTGCATTTTTATGGGCTTCAATCTGGTTATACCTATTACTGGGAGGTGCCGATTTTGGAGCGGGAATATTAGAACTTTTTACTTCAAAAAAACATCAAAAGAATACCAGAAAAACTGTTTACAGAGTTATTGGCCCAGTATGGGAAGCAAACCACATGTGGCTTATTATCGCTATAGTTATCTTGTTTGTAGGTTTCCCGGATATTTATACGACAATGTCTATACATATGCATATTCCATTGGTTTTAATGTTATTTGGAATTATTGCAAGAGGTACTGCTTTCGCTTTCAGACATTATGATGCCGTTGTAGACGATATGCAAACTCTTTACAATAAAATTTTCCAATACTCAAGCTTTATCACGCCATTCTTTTTAGGAATTATTGCAGCAAGTACTGTATCTGGATCTATAGATACCGAATCAACTGATTTTTTAAATGCTTATATTTTTAGCTGGTTCAATTGGTTTGGTATTGCCGTTGGCTTTTTTACTGTTGCCATCTGCGGCTTTTTAGCTGCGATATTTATTATAGGCGAGACTGATACCGAAGAAGATAAAAAGAGATTTATAAAAAAGGCGAAGTACATGAATATCGGTGCTGTCATTTCAGGATCACTGGTTTTTATTATCGCCTATTTAGAGCAGATCCCCTTGATCGACTGGATTTTCGGAAATGTTGTGGGAATTGTTGCCATCACTGCGGCAACCGTTTCATTGATTATTTTATGGAGAACTATCGAACAGAAAAGAACTGTTTTGCTTAGAATATTAGCAGGTTTTCAGGTGACCATGATTCTATTAGCTATCACCTGGGAGCATTTCCCTAATATTATTATGCTCAAAAATGGCAATTACCTGTCTCTAATAGAAAATGCGGGTCACGAAAAAGCGATAGCCTCTTTGGCTTACGCCCTATTGATAGGCAGTCTCTTTATACTTCCTGCTCTGTATTATTTGATATATAGCTTTCAGAAAAAAGGGAAGTAA
- the mtgA gene encoding monofunctional biosynthetic peptidoglycan transglycosylase, translating to MANLLIKYLKKLFLWFFVLTFLWVLAYRFINPPFTYLMISRAFERKFDGKTWKIEKEWKDFDDISLNLKKAVIGAEDAQFLSHNGFDFDALGKAYQKNKTGKKIRGGSTITQQTAKNVFLWPGRSYIRKGFEAYFTILIELLWSKQRIMEVYLNVIEMGDGIYGAEAATQAYYHKSCKSLLKSEAALLAAVLPNPRKWTPVNPTAYIYRRQAIIRRNMAALGNLEF from the coding sequence GTGGCTAATCTGCTGATTAAATATCTAAAGAAACTCTTTTTATGGTTCTTTGTACTCACATTTCTTTGGGTTCTCGCCTATCGTTTTATAAATCCTCCGTTTACCTATCTGATGATATCACGGGCATTCGAAAGAAAATTCGATGGCAAGACCTGGAAAATAGAAAAAGAATGGAAAGACTTTGATGACATCTCTCTGAATTTGAAAAAGGCGGTTATTGGTGCTGAAGATGCTCAGTTTTTAAGCCATAACGGTTTTGATTTTGATGCGTTGGGAAAAGCTTATCAAAAGAATAAAACAGGTAAGAAGATCAGAGGAGGGAGTACGATAACACAGCAAACAGCAAAAAATGTTTTTCTGTGGCCAGGAAGATCATATATCCGTAAAGGATTTGAAGCCTATTTCACAATTTTAATAGAATTGCTTTGGTCGAAACAAAGGATAATGGAAGTCTATTTAAATGTAATTGAAATGGGGGATGGTATTTATGGTGCTGAAGCGGCTACACAAGCCTATTATCATAAATCGTGCAAAAGCTTGTTGAAAAGTGAGGCAGCACTTTTAGCTGCGGTATTACCAAATCCAAGAAAATGGACTCCGGTGAATCCTACCGCATATATCTATAGAAGACAGGCGATCATAAGAAGAAATATGGCTGCTTTAGGGAATTTAGAATTTTAA
- the rplI gene encoding 50S ribosomal protein L9 encodes MEVILTQDVKKLGEKDDVVNVKPGYGRNYLIPQGQAILATESAKKVLAENIKQAQFKQEKIKKDAEATAAKLADVKLSIGAKAGETGKIFGAVNTIQVADALKKLGFDVDRRRITFDSDVKFVGEYKANLNLHKEVKIQVPFEVIAE; translated from the coding sequence ATGGAAGTAATTTTAACACAAGATGTAAAAAAACTAGGCGAGAAAGACGATGTCGTTAATGTAAAGCCTGGTTACGGCCGTAATTATTTGATTCCTCAGGGACAAGCTATTTTAGCTACTGAGTCGGCAAAGAAAGTTTTAGCTGAGAACATTAAACAAGCTCAGTTTAAACAAGAGAAAATTAAGAAAGACGCTGAAGCTACTGCAGCTAAATTGGCTGATGTTAAATTAAGCATTGGTGCTAAAGCGGGCGAAACTGGTAAAATCTTCGGTGCGGTTAACACAATTCAGGTTGCTGATGCATTGAAAAAATTAGGTTTCGATGTTGACAGAAGAAGAATCACTTTTGATTCTGATGTTAAATTTGTAGGTGAGTACAAAGCAAACTTAAACTTACATAAAGAAGTTAAAATTCAGGTTCCTTTCGAGGTTATTGCTGAATAA
- the rpsR gene encoding 30S ribosomal protein S18 gives MAKDQIQYVTAPKVEDNRKKYCRFKKNGIKYIDYKDANFLLKFINDQGKILPRRLTGTSLKYQRKVAQAVKRARIIGILPFVTDGLK, from the coding sequence ATGGCTAAAGATCAAATCCAATACGTTACTGCTCCCAAGGTGGAGGATAACAGAAAGAAATATTGTCGTTTTAAAAAGAACGGTATTAAATATATCGATTACAAAGACGCTAACTTTTTATTGAAATTTATCAACGATCAAGGTAAAATTTTACCTCGTCGTTTGACAGGAACTTCTTTGAAATATCAGCGTAAAGTAGCTCAAGCTGTTAAGAGAGCTCGTATTATCGGTATCTTACCATTCGTAACTGATGGTTTAAAATAA
- the rpsF gene encoding 30S ribosomal protein S6, which produces MGQYETTIILTPLLSEEAAKEVIANFSKILTDNGAEIVQEDNWGLKKLAYPIEKKSTGYYHITEYKVSGEVIGKYELELKRDERVMRFLTVKLDKHAVAYNEKKRSGAFNKKKSEKAEAAN; this is translated from the coding sequence ATGGGTCAATACGAAACCACTATCATTCTTACCCCGTTATTATCAGAAGAGGCAGCGAAAGAAGTAATTGCTAATTTCTCTAAAATCTTAACTGATAATGGAGCCGAGATTGTCCAAGAGGATAATTGGGGTCTGAAAAAATTGGCGTATCCAATTGAGAAGAAATCAACTGGATATTACCACATTACTGAATACAAGGTATCAGGAGAGGTTATCGGCAAGTATGAGTTAGAATTGAAACGCGATGAGCGTGTAATGAGATTCTTAACTGTTAAATTAGACAAGCATGCTGTAGCGTACAATGAGAAAAAACGTTCTGGTGCTTTTAACAAAAAGAAATCTGAAAAAGCGGAGGCAGCAAACTAA